From the Bdellovibrio reynosensis genome, one window contains:
- a CDS encoding flagellar biosynthetic protein FliR, whose translation MINWNTMTEAQILLFALILLRMIAYVFSSAVFGSPTVNTPVKVLLSIVLSILLFPLVKVGNVDYALISNEIIGLAIREMIIGLSLGFLTRLFFFVVTMTGDLVSMSVGLSASQLYNPMLGSHGNTIDQFYSTVGTLVFLAINGHHMLISAIAQSYDIVPVASLSLNLTAFADVALYGQTAMIMAIKMCAPVLVTILLVNLAMGILGRAVPQINVLVTSMPVTILLGMTVVFLCLPLLVLEMNGLVEITAGKLFDVMKQL comes from the coding sequence TTGATCAACTGGAACACGATGACCGAAGCACAAATTTTGCTTTTTGCGCTGATTCTTCTGCGCATGATTGCTTATGTGTTTTCGTCAGCGGTGTTTGGTTCGCCGACAGTGAATACTCCGGTGAAAGTTTTACTATCCATCGTTCTTAGCATTCTTTTGTTCCCTTTAGTAAAAGTCGGCAACGTCGACTATGCCCTTATTTCAAATGAAATCATCGGCTTAGCTATCCGCGAGATGATCATCGGATTATCCCTGGGATTTTTAACCCGTCTGTTCTTCTTTGTCGTCACAATGACAGGGGACCTAGTATCCATGTCTGTGGGATTGAGCGCTTCGCAATTATACAATCCAATGCTCGGTTCCCATGGTAATACCATCGATCAATTCTATTCGACTGTGGGAACCTTGGTGTTCCTTGCGATTAATGGCCATCACATGCTTATCAGTGCAATTGCACAGAGCTATGACATCGTTCCGGTGGCTTCTTTGAGTTTAAATTTAACTGCTTTTGCAGACGTCGCATTGTATGGGCAAACAGCCATGATAATGGCGATCAAGATGTGCGCTCCGGTCTTGGTGACTATACTTTTGGTTAATTTAGCGATGGGTATTTTAGGTCGTGCAGTACCACAGATAAATGTCTTGGTAACAAGCATGCCCGTAACGATCCTATTGGGTATGACAGTGGTTTTCCTGTGCCTTCCTCTACTAGTCCTTGAGATGAACGGGCTAGTGGAAATCACGGCTGGAAAACTATTCGATGTGATGAAACAATTATAA